A region from the Nocardioides exalbidus genome encodes:
- a CDS encoding zinc-binding dehydrogenase: MTSTATTMRAQRLDTTTLTFEITDVPVPAPGPGQVLIEVAFSGICHSDLSLLDGTFPAMGPEVITQGHEASGVIAALGPGVEGWALGDRVVPAAGRPCRQCPMCRRGELGRCLALQLMAFAYDGAWAQYTVADAQGLTRIPDNVSMEHAAVLADAVATPYGAVVHTAELRVGESAGVWGVGGVGTHIVQLARLVGATPIVAVDLDPAARQRALDLGADLALDPHDAQLVSKVREATGGIGLDAAFDAVGIKATFDQALEALGNGGRLVGVGMSADELSLGMSVLFNLSRKQVRGHLGYEVTDVGVLARLVSTGRLDLSRSISQVVALEDLEEGIRTLRSGEGSPVRILVQP; the protein is encoded by the coding sequence ATGACCAGCACTGCCACGACGATGCGCGCCCAGCGCCTCGACACCACGACCCTGACCTTCGAGATCACCGACGTCCCCGTGCCCGCTCCGGGCCCCGGGCAGGTGCTCATCGAGGTCGCGTTCAGCGGCATCTGCCACTCGGACCTGTCGCTGCTCGACGGGACGTTCCCGGCCATGGGGCCGGAGGTGATCACCCAGGGACACGAGGCCTCCGGCGTGATCGCCGCACTCGGACCCGGTGTCGAGGGGTGGGCACTGGGCGACCGCGTCGTGCCTGCTGCCGGTCGACCGTGTCGGCAGTGCCCGATGTGCCGGCGCGGCGAGCTCGGCCGGTGCCTGGCCCTGCAGCTGATGGCGTTCGCCTACGACGGCGCCTGGGCGCAGTACACCGTTGCGGACGCGCAAGGACTCACCCGGATCCCGGACAACGTCTCGATGGAGCACGCGGCCGTCCTCGCCGACGCCGTCGCGACACCGTACGGCGCCGTGGTGCACACGGCCGAGCTGCGGGTCGGTGAGTCGGCCGGCGTGTGGGGAGTGGGCGGCGTCGGCACGCACATCGTCCAGCTGGCCCGGCTGGTGGGAGCCACCCCGATCGTCGCGGTCGACCTCGACCCGGCGGCGCGTCAGCGAGCGCTCGACCTGGGGGCCGACCTGGCCCTGGATCCCCACGACGCCCAGCTGGTCAGCAAGGTGCGCGAGGCCACGGGAGGGATCGGCCTCGACGCCGCCTTCGACGCGGTCGGCATCAAGGCGACCTTCGACCAGGCGCTCGAGGCGCTCGGCAACGGCGGACGCCTCGTCGGCGTCGGCATGAGCGCCGACGAGCTCTCCCTCGGCATGAGCGTGCTCTTCAACCTCAGCCGCAAGCAGGTGCGTGGCCACCTGGGCTACGAGGTGACGGACGTCGGGGTCCTCGCACGCCTGGTCTCGACCGGCCGCCTCGACCTCAGCCGGTCGATCAGCCAGGTCGTGGCGCTGGAGGACCTCGAGGAGGGCATCAGGACGCTCCGGAGCGGGGAGGGAAGTCCGGTCCGGATCCTCGTCCAGCCGTGA
- a CDS encoding alpha/beta hydrolase gives MSATWQPDLLGTGYEQHTLELGTDPDGEGRITAVVVRRVPLEDEQPHGAVLYVHGFADYFFQTELADFFAERGLAFYALDLRKSGRARSEGHTAHYVTDLELYDVELERSLELVADEHPDSPVVVVAHSTGGLITPLWLDRRRRAGRTDPVAGLVLNSPWFDLQGKPRMRHAVTQAVRILARIAPLRVLDLPATSVYGDSLHAERGGTWHYDLMLKPLAGFPVTVGWLNAVRRGQARLHRGLDVGVPSLVLRSDKTHYSRTHSPASDRADTVLDVQQIARWAGCLGGETTVQPIEDARHDVFLSLDVPRRRSYDAVDGWLRRLGLTEPFPDPPA, from the coding sequence ATGAGCGCGACGTGGCAGCCCGACCTGCTCGGGACGGGCTACGAGCAGCACACGCTCGAGCTCGGCACCGATCCCGACGGTGAAGGACGCATCACCGCGGTCGTCGTTCGCCGGGTGCCGCTCGAGGACGAGCAGCCGCACGGCGCGGTGCTCTACGTGCACGGATTCGCCGACTACTTCTTCCAGACCGAGCTCGCGGACTTCTTCGCCGAGCGTGGGCTGGCGTTCTACGCGCTGGACCTGCGCAAGTCCGGGCGCGCGCGGAGCGAGGGACACACTGCCCACTACGTCACCGATCTCGAGCTCTACGACGTCGAGCTCGAACGCAGCCTCGAGCTCGTCGCCGACGAGCACCCGGACAGTCCGGTCGTCGTGGTGGCCCACTCCACAGGCGGCCTGATCACGCCCCTGTGGCTCGATCGCAGGCGACGTGCCGGCAGGACGGATCCGGTGGCGGGGCTGGTCCTGAACAGTCCGTGGTTCGACCTCCAGGGCAAGCCACGGATGCGCCACGCCGTGACCCAGGCCGTCCGCATCCTCGCCAGGATCGCCCCGCTGCGGGTGCTGGACCTGCCTGCCACCTCCGTCTACGGCGACTCGCTGCACGCCGAGCGAGGCGGGACGTGGCACTACGACCTCATGCTGAAGCCGCTGGCCGGGTTCCCCGTCACGGTGGGCTGGCTGAACGCCGTCCGGCGCGGACAGGCTCGGCTGCACCGCGGCCTCGACGTCGGCGTACCGTCACTGGTCCTGCGCTCCGACAAGACGCACTACTCCCGCACGCACAGCCCGGCGAGCGACCGCGCCGACACCGTCCTCGACGTGCAGCAGATCGCTCGCTGGGCCGGCTGCCTCGGCGGCGAGACGACGGTGCAACCGATCGAGGACGCCCGGCACGACGTCTTCCTGTCGCTCGACGTGCCTCGGCGACGGTCGTACGACGCCGTGGACGGCTGGCTGCGCCGTCTCGGTCTGACCGAGCCGTTCCCCGACCCGCCCGCCTGA
- a CDS encoding flavin-containing monooxygenase — MAEHPHDGPTATHERDVEHVDVVIVGAGLSGIGAAYRIQTERPGSSYVVLEAREGLGGTWDLFRYPGVRSDSDMFTLGYSFRPWRDSRSLADGASILTYIRETADEHGIDQHIRYSSRVVAADFDTATSAWTLVVEDGDNVRRRTMTCGFLYSCAGYYDYDQPHAPAFEGVDDFAGTVVHPQFWPQDLDHADKRVVVIGSGATAVTLVPAMLKGERPASHVTMLQRSPTWISAVPGRDKVADRIRAVLPGSLAHKVIRAKNIAFSTAFYQFCQRWPRKARELLTRSATGMLGDPQLVADHFTPSYDPWDQRLCAVPGGDLFRVVRDRRAEVVTDHVDRFVPKGIRLRSGRLLEADVVVTATGLKLLAFGGIEPHVDGRRVDLSEQYVWNGAMITGVPNFAVCIGYTNASWTLRADLTHRLVCKVLGWMERRGHRAVAPVADSDLEPQPLLELASGYVQRSIAAFPRQGDRSPWRVRQNYVLDSATTLRADLARHLAPVHPATTTAAAVDRTRVEA, encoded by the coding sequence ATGGCTGAACACCCCCACGACGGACCCACGGCGACCCACGAGCGGGACGTCGAGCACGTCGACGTCGTCATCGTGGGAGCAGGGCTCTCGGGCATCGGAGCGGCCTACCGCATCCAGACCGAACGACCAGGATCGTCGTACGTCGTGCTGGAAGCGCGCGAGGGCCTCGGCGGCACGTGGGACCTGTTCCGCTACCCGGGGGTGAGGTCGGACTCCGACATGTTCACCCTCGGCTACTCCTTCAGGCCGTGGCGCGACAGCCGGAGCCTCGCCGACGGAGCGTCCATCCTGACCTACATCCGCGAGACGGCGGACGAGCACGGGATCGACCAGCACATCCGCTACTCCAGCCGCGTCGTCGCAGCCGACTTCGACACCGCGACCTCGGCCTGGACCCTCGTCGTCGAGGACGGGGACAACGTCCGGCGGCGCACGATGACGTGCGGCTTCCTCTACTCCTGCGCCGGCTACTACGACTACGACCAGCCGCACGCTCCTGCGTTCGAGGGGGTCGACGACTTCGCCGGCACCGTGGTGCACCCCCAGTTCTGGCCGCAGGACCTCGACCACGCCGACAAGCGGGTCGTCGTCATCGGATCGGGTGCAACTGCGGTGACGCTCGTGCCGGCGATGCTGAAGGGCGAGCGCCCCGCCAGTCACGTCACGATGCTGCAGAGGAGCCCCACCTGGATCAGCGCGGTTCCCGGTCGGGACAAGGTGGCGGACAGGATCCGGGCGGTGCTCCCCGGGTCGCTCGCCCACAAGGTCATCCGCGCGAAGAACATCGCCTTCAGCACCGCGTTCTACCAGTTCTGCCAGCGGTGGCCGCGCAAGGCCCGCGAGCTGCTGACCCGTTCCGCGACCGGGATGCTGGGCGACCCGCAGCTGGTCGCCGACCACTTCACCCCGTCCTACGACCCGTGGGACCAGCGGTTGTGCGCCGTGCCCGGCGGCGACCTCTTCCGCGTGGTCAGGGACCGGCGCGCGGAGGTCGTCACCGACCACGTCGACCGCTTCGTCCCCAAAGGGATCCGGCTGCGGTCCGGGCGGCTCCTCGAGGCCGACGTCGTCGTCACGGCGACGGGGCTCAAGCTCCTCGCGTTCGGCGGGATCGAGCCGCACGTCGACGGACGCCGTGTCGACCTCTCGGAGCAGTACGTCTGGAACGGCGCCATGATCACCGGTGTCCCCAACTTCGCGGTGTGCATCGGCTACACCAACGCGTCGTGGACCCTGCGTGCAGACCTGACCCACCGTCTCGTGTGCAAGGTGCTGGGCTGGATGGAGCGTCGCGGACACCGCGCTGTGGCCCCTGTGGCGGACAGCGACCTCGAGCCGCAGCCGTTGCTCGAGCTGGCCTCGGGATACGTCCAGCGCTCGATCGCGGCGTTCCCGCGCCAGGGCGACCGATCGCCGTGGCGGGTCCGCCAGAACTACGTGCTCGACTCGGCGACGACGCTGCGCGCCGACCTGGCCCGCCACCTGGCACCCGTCCACCCCGCAACCACGACCGCGGCCGCGGTCGACCGGACGAGGGTCGAGGCATGA
- a CDS encoding AraC family transcriptional regulator has protein sequence MTLARSAALRGFHSLVLELGGDPDAIAREVGLDPSALHSDELLVPERAVAGALEIGARQTDCPDLGLRVAARQELSMLGPLALALQSSATVGDALECCSRYLSVHSRSVGLAVEADPYGDKGVVALRWNVPGDGDLAPVQATDLSLGFAHGALRSVTGAGYGLRTVDLPHEPLADPETYRAYFGTEVRFRRPAALLRVPSSLMRQPVAGEDAVLKQLAIAYLDRLSPSGPGLVAARVRTAVAQALGTSPVTITAIADLFSVHPRTLQRQLAREDTSFVALVDGVRKEAAQKYLRGTDLPFSQVAALLDLSEQAVLTRCCRRWWHETPTQVRQRGAAPS, from the coding sequence ATGACGTTGGCGCGCTCCGCCGCACTCCGGGGTTTCCACTCCCTGGTGCTCGAGCTGGGTGGCGACCCGGACGCCATCGCACGCGAGGTGGGACTGGACCCGTCCGCACTCCACTCCGACGAGCTGCTGGTTCCCGAGCGCGCCGTGGCCGGCGCACTGGAGATCGGGGCGAGGCAGACGGACTGCCCGGACCTCGGACTGCGCGTCGCAGCACGCCAGGAGCTCAGCATGCTCGGCCCCCTCGCGCTCGCGCTCCAGTCGTCCGCGACCGTCGGGGACGCGCTCGAGTGCTGTTCTCGCTACCTCTCCGTCCACTCCCGCTCGGTGGGGCTCGCGGTCGAGGCGGACCCCTACGGCGACAAGGGTGTGGTGGCCCTGCGGTGGAACGTCCCCGGGGACGGCGATCTCGCGCCCGTGCAGGCGACCGACCTGAGCCTGGGCTTCGCACACGGCGCCCTCAGATCGGTGACCGGCGCGGGCTACGGGCTCCGCACCGTCGACCTGCCGCACGAGCCGTTGGCGGATCCCGAGACCTATCGTGCCTACTTCGGGACGGAGGTCCGCTTCCGGCGACCGGCCGCGCTCCTCCGCGTCCCGTCGTCACTCATGCGCCAGCCGGTCGCCGGCGAGGACGCGGTCCTGAAGCAGCTCGCCATCGCCTACCTCGACCGCCTCTCCCCCAGCGGTCCCGGGCTGGTGGCGGCACGGGTTCGCACTGCCGTGGCACAGGCACTGGGCACGAGCCCGGTGACCATCACGGCCATCGCCGACCTGTTCTCGGTCCATCCCAGGACCCTGCAGCGTCAGCTCGCTCGGGAGGACACCTCGTTCGTCGCCCTGGTGGACGGCGTCCGCAAGGAGGCCGCGCAGAAGTACCTGCGCGGGACCGACCTGCCGTTCTCCCAGGTCGCGGCGCTGCTGGACCTGTCCGAGCAAGCGGTCCTCACGCGATGCTGTCGTCGTTGGTGGCACGAGACGCCGACGCAGGTACGTCAACGGGGCGCTGCGCCGTCGTGA
- a CDS encoding phosphoenolpyruvate carboxykinase (GTP) — protein MADLEAVLDAAGLTNPRVREFVKEYAELTGAARVEVVNASDDARLLEEAVAAGELQMAGEGRYYSRSYHKDTARSEERTIVATNDEKDRGVYNNWRPASEMKPMLHDRMRGASEGKTMYVIPYLMAPAGNALAPWAAGVELTDTRTVVLHMIRMARVGVQFVNDLDDPDSFVRAVHVTGDLEHLGQGTPDDQRYFVTVADERTILHFGSSYGGNALLGKIAHGLRQGAYDGWASRKFLAEQYMLIGIHDKETGKTWHVCGGFPSASGKTNLAMMAAPDALGDRYHVSFYGDDIAWLWVDEESGRLMGMNPEYGVFGVAKDTNETTNPNALASIDEGTEAIFTNVSYNPGTGEVWWEGKTPKPPSDVHGWLDWTGAPLADRKSDDTAAWSHPNSRFTTTLDNVPNIAADYDEPMGVPIDAIIFGGRTRDREPLIRAITDLAEGVYDGLTLGAEATFAAEGVDGQLRYDPMSNRPFMAYGEGDYARHYLDVVGAAKEQPIFAHVNWFQRDPEDGHFLWPGYRDNLRPLLWLLQLKAGEVQGRRTAVGILPTEDELDLEGVDITPEDLERILTIDKERWQQEMGFREEHLSQFDRMPEEIWEAHRRVAADLDAEE, from the coding sequence ATGGCAGATCTCGAGGCAGTCCTGGACGCAGCCGGGCTCACCAACCCGAGGGTCAGGGAGTTCGTGAAGGAGTACGCCGAGCTCACGGGCGCGGCGCGCGTCGAGGTGGTCAACGCCTCCGACGACGCACGTCTCCTGGAGGAGGCCGTCGCCGCAGGCGAGCTGCAGATGGCGGGCGAGGGGCGCTACTACTCCCGCAGCTACCACAAGGACACCGCCCGCTCCGAGGAGCGCACGATCGTCGCTACCAACGACGAGAAGGACAGGGGTGTCTACAACAACTGGCGCCCGGCCTCGGAGATGAAGCCGATGCTCCACGACCGGATGCGCGGTGCGTCCGAGGGCAAGACGATGTACGTCATCCCCTACCTGATGGCGCCTGCCGGCAACGCGCTCGCGCCGTGGGCCGCCGGCGTCGAGCTCACCGACACCCGCACCGTCGTGCTCCACATGATCCGGATGGCGCGCGTCGGCGTGCAGTTCGTCAACGACCTCGACGACCCGGACTCCTTCGTCCGCGCGGTCCACGTGACCGGCGACCTCGAGCACCTCGGCCAGGGCACGCCCGACGACCAGCGCTACTTCGTCACGGTCGCCGACGAGCGCACGATCCTGCACTTCGGCTCGTCCTACGGCGGCAACGCGCTGCTGGGGAAGATCGCCCACGGTCTGCGGCAGGGTGCGTACGACGGCTGGGCGAGCAGGAAGTTCCTCGCCGAGCAGTACATGCTCATCGGCATCCACGACAAGGAGACGGGCAAGACCTGGCACGTCTGCGGTGGGTTCCCCAGCGCCTCCGGCAAGACAAACCTGGCGATGATGGCCGCGCCCGACGCGCTGGGCGATCGCTACCACGTGTCGTTCTACGGCGACGACATCGCGTGGCTGTGGGTCGACGAGGAGTCCGGGCGACTGATGGGGATGAACCCGGAGTACGGCGTCTTCGGCGTCGCCAAGGACACCAACGAGACGACGAACCCCAACGCCCTCGCCTCGATCGACGAGGGCACCGAGGCGATCTTCACCAACGTGTCCTACAACCCCGGCACCGGCGAGGTCTGGTGGGAGGGCAAGACCCCCAAGCCGCCGAGCGACGTCCACGGCTGGCTCGACTGGACGGGTGCCCCCCTCGCGGACCGCAAGTCCGACGACACGGCGGCCTGGTCGCACCCCAACAGCCGCTTCACCACGACGCTCGACAACGTCCCCAACATCGCGGCCGACTACGACGAGCCGATGGGCGTGCCGATCGACGCGATCATCTTCGGCGGCCGCACCCGCGACCGCGAGCCGCTGATCCGTGCGATCACCGACCTCGCCGAGGGCGTGTACGACGGCCTCACGCTGGGCGCCGAGGCCACCTTCGCCGCCGAGGGCGTGGACGGCCAGCTGCGCTACGACCCGATGTCGAACCGGCCCTTCATGGCCTACGGCGAGGGCGACTACGCACGGCACTACCTCGACGTCGTCGGCGCGGCGAAGGAGCAGCCGATCTTCGCGCACGTCAACTGGTTCCAGCGCGACCCGGAGGACGGCCACTTCCTCTGGCCCGGCTACCGCGACAACCTGCGCCCGCTGCTCTGGCTCCTGCAGCTCAAGGCCGGCGAGGTGCAGGGACGTCGTACGGCCGTGGGCATCCTCCCGACCGAGGACGAGCTCGACCTCGAGGGCGTCGACATCACGCCCGAGGACCTCGAGCGGATCCTCACCATCGACAAGGAGCGGTGGCAGCAGGAGATGGGCTTCCGCGAGGAGCACCTGTCGCAGTTCGACCGGATGCCCGAGGAGATCTGGGAGGCCCACCGCCGGGTCGCCGCCGACCTCGACGCGGAGGAGTGA
- a CDS encoding sulfite exporter TauE/SafE family protein — protein MQKLVMFALVGVAAQLVDGSLGMAYGVTSTTLLLMIGTNPAMASAMVQLAQLGTTAASGISHHSFGNVDWRVVRTIALPGAIGAFIGATLLVNMPVDLAKVVMAVLLLALGSYLLVRFTVKGFDSSRVGEPLGKRFLVPLGGVAGFVDATAGGGWGPIGTPALLASGKMEPRKVIGSVSTSEFVVTLAASIGFLAALGLSGIQWEIVAGLLIGGVIVAPFAAMLVKVIPARMLGSLVGGLIVLTNTRTLINADLVAVPGAVAITLYVAIAAVWAFAVSHSWRAHKADMAELDEMRDAVEA, from the coding sequence GTGCAGAAGCTCGTCATGTTCGCCCTGGTGGGTGTCGCCGCCCAGCTCGTCGACGGGAGCCTGGGCATGGCCTACGGCGTCACCTCCACGACGCTGCTGCTGATGATCGGCACGAACCCCGCGATGGCATCGGCCATGGTGCAGCTCGCGCAGCTCGGCACGACCGCCGCCTCGGGCATCTCGCACCACTCCTTCGGCAACGTCGACTGGCGCGTCGTGCGCACCATCGCCCTCCCCGGCGCGATCGGTGCGTTCATCGGCGCCACCCTGCTGGTCAACATGCCGGTCGACCTCGCCAAGGTCGTCATGGCGGTCCTGCTCCTCGCGCTCGGCTCCTACCTCCTCGTGCGCTTCACGGTGAAGGGCTTCGACAGCAGCCGCGTCGGAGAGCCGCTCGGCAAGAGGTTCCTCGTCCCGCTCGGCGGTGTGGCCGGCTTCGTCGACGCGACCGCCGGCGGCGGCTGGGGACCGATCGGCACCCCCGCCCTCCTCGCCAGCGGCAAGATGGAGCCCCGCAAGGTCATCGGCTCGGTCAGCACGTCGGAGTTCGTGGTCACCCTCGCCGCCTCGATCGGCTTCCTCGCCGCCCTCGGCCTCTCGGGCATCCAGTGGGAGATCGTCGCCGGCCTGCTCATCGGCGGCGTGATCGTCGCGCCGTTCGCCGCGATGCTGGTCAAGGTCATCCCGGCCCGGATGCTCGGCTCCCTCGTCGGTGGCCTGATCGTCCTCACCAACACCCGCACGCTCATCAACGCCGACCTGGTCGCCGTACCCGGCGCCGTGGCGATCACCCTCTACGTCGCGATCGCCGCCGTGTGGGCCTTCGCCGTCAGCCACTCCTGGCGTGCCCACAAGGCCGACATGGCCGAGCTGGACGAGATGCGCGACGCCGTCGAGGCCTGA
- a CDS encoding phosphoenolpyruvate carboxykinase (GTP), with product MTATIDPQTTIHEGRPTTHQGILAWVTEVAELTQPDTIHWCTGSDEEWEQLTASLEATGTFTRLNPDVMPNSFHAASDPTDVARVEDRTYICSVDERDAGPTNNWMDPAEMKELMRGLYAGCMRGRTMYVIPFVMGHVDAEHPMFGIEVTDSAYVTVSMRVMARMGTEVLSRIEEIGEDVQWVPALHSVGMPLEPGQADVAWPCNDTKYIVQFPEERMIWSFGSGYGGNALLGKKCYALRIASVMARDEGWLAEHMLILKLTSPQGVTKYVAAAFPSACGKTNLAMLKPTIPGWKVEAIGDDIAWMRIGEDGRLWAVNPEFGFFGVAPGTNEHTNPHAMETIRKGNSVFTNVALTPDGNVWWEGLENTPAEATSWKGEHWTPEIFEETGELSSHANSRYCTPIKQCSILADEYDDPRGVPIDAILFGGRRKTTIPLVTEARDWNHGTFMGATLSSETTAAAVGAVGVVRRDPMAMLPFIGYNAGDYFGHWVGIGKDNDAAKLPKIFYVNWFRRDDEGGFLWPGFGENSRVLKWVIERIDGQAAAVETPIGHVPAPGSMDIDGLDLTDEQLAQALAVDAAEWRAEIPQIQEWFEKFGDDLPAVLWSELDTLKARLDA from the coding sequence ATGACCGCAACGATCGACCCGCAGACGACAATCCACGAGGGCAGGCCGACCACCCACCAGGGCATCCTGGCGTGGGTCACCGAGGTCGCCGAGCTGACCCAGCCCGACACCATCCACTGGTGCACCGGCTCCGACGAGGAGTGGGAGCAGCTCACCGCGTCGCTGGAGGCGACCGGCACGTTCACCCGCCTCAACCCCGACGTCATGCCCAACTCGTTCCACGCGGCCTCCGACCCGACCGACGTCGCCCGCGTCGAGGACCGCACCTACATCTGCTCCGTCGACGAGCGCGACGCCGGCCCCACCAACAACTGGATGGACCCGGCCGAGATGAAGGAGCTCATGCGCGGGCTCTACGCCGGCTGCATGCGGGGCCGCACGATGTACGTCATCCCCTTCGTGATGGGGCACGTGGACGCCGAGCATCCGATGTTCGGCATCGAGGTCACCGACTCGGCCTACGTCACCGTCTCGATGCGCGTGATGGCCCGCATGGGCACCGAGGTGCTCAGCCGCATCGAGGAGATCGGCGAGGACGTGCAGTGGGTCCCCGCGCTCCACTCCGTCGGCATGCCGCTCGAGCCCGGCCAGGCGGACGTCGCGTGGCCGTGCAACGACACCAAGTACATCGTCCAGTTCCCCGAGGAGCGGATGATCTGGAGCTTCGGCTCGGGCTACGGCGGCAACGCCCTGCTCGGCAAGAAGTGCTACGCGCTGCGCATCGCCTCGGTCATGGCGCGCGACGAGGGCTGGCTGGCCGAGCACATGCTCATCCTCAAGCTCACCTCACCGCAGGGCGTGACCAAGTACGTCGCCGCAGCCTTCCCGAGCGCGTGCGGCAAGACCAACCTCGCGATGCTCAAGCCGACCATCCCCGGCTGGAAGGTCGAGGCCATCGGCGACGACATCGCCTGGATGCGCATCGGCGAGGACGGCCGCCTGTGGGCGGTCAACCCGGAGTTCGGCTTCTTCGGCGTCGCGCCCGGCACCAACGAGCACACCAACCCGCACGCCATGGAGACCATCCGCAAGGGCAACTCGGTCTTCACCAACGTCGCGCTGACCCCCGACGGCAACGTGTGGTGGGAGGGCCTGGAGAACACCCCGGCCGAGGCCACCAGCTGGAAGGGCGAGCACTGGACGCCGGAGATCTTCGAGGAGACCGGCGAGCTCTCCAGCCACGCCAACAGCCGCTACTGCACCCCGATCAAGCAGTGCTCGATCCTCGCCGACGAGTACGACGACCCGCGCGGCGTCCCGATCGACGCGATCCTCTTCGGTGGTCGCCGCAAGACGACGATCCCGCTGGTCACCGAGGCCCGCGACTGGAACCACGGCACGTTCATGGGCGCCACGCTGTCGTCGGAGACCACGGCCGCCGCCGTGGGCGCCGTGGGCGTGGTGCGTCGCGACCCGATGGCGATGCTGCCGTTCATCGGCTACAACGCCGGCGACTACTTCGGCCACTGGGTCGGCATCGGCAAGGACAACGACGCGGCCAAGCTGCCGAAGATCTTCTACGTCAACTGGTTCCGCCGCGACGACGAGGGCGGCTTCCTGTGGCCCGGCTTCGGCGAGAACAGCCGCGTCCTCAAGTGGGTCATCGAGCGCATCGACGGCCAGGCCGCCGCGGTCGAGACCCCGATCGGCCACGTGCCGGCCCCCGGCTCGATGGACATCGACGGCCTCGACCTCACCGACGAGCAGCTGGCCCAGGCACTCGCCGTCGACGCCGCGGAGTGGCGGGCCGAGATCCCGCAGATCCAGGAGTGGTTCGAGAAGTTCGGCGACGACCTCCCGGCGGTCCTGTGGAGCGAGCTCGACACGCTGAAGGCCCGACTCGACGCCTGA